The Candidatus Binataceae bacterium genome includes the window CCTGGAAGTCTGAGAGCAGTTCGAGCAGAAATGCCTCGAATTCTTCGTCAGCCTTGTCGATCTCGTCGATCAACAGCACCACGCGGCGCGGCGCCGTGATTGCCTTCAGCAGCGGCCGCTCCAGCAGGTAGTCCGCCGAAAAGATGTGTTCGGAGACCTCTTCCCAACGAAGACCCGAAGCTTCATCCGCCTGCATCCGCAGCAGTTGCTTCTGATAGTTCCATTCGTAGAGCGCGCGCGCCTCATCCAATCCTTCATAGCACTGGAGTCGCACCAGCGAGGTTTCGAGCAGTTCGGACAGGACCTTGGCAACTTCGGTCTTGCCGGCGCCGGCCGGCCCTTCAATGAGAAGCGGCTTTTCCAATATGAGCGCGAGAAAGATCGCCGTCTCGACGCGCTCATTGGTGATGTAGTGCGCCTTCTTGAGGCCGTCGGCAACGAATTTGATGGTAACTTCCACAAGGCTCCGCAACGAGTATTTCACAGGCGCCCTCTAAACGCCGGTGGATTCTGGTAAATGCCCCGGCCTCAACCAGATGGCAGGTGGAGCATCGCGAGCCAACAGGGAACAGTCAAATCGCTGTCTCGTAACTCGGTCCCTATAGCGCTATCCCAAGCGGGGCGCGGACCGGGGGAAAACGTTTCCCAGGTTGCCTGGCATACGCTCAGCGTTCTCTTGCAGGGACAAAGGGAAACGATGAGCCTCTTTCGCTCGCTCCGTTCTTCACGATCGTGCTTGCGAGGCGGCGGAAATCGCGCCGATAGCGCCGAACCGGGTACGCGCCACGGTTCACGTACGCGGGATGGTACATCGGGAACAGGACCACACCGTTTACCTGGATGGTCGTTGGACGCGTTGGAGTGAAGGGTCGGCTCCGCCCGGCCAGTTCGCGCCACGCGATGTGCCCGAGGCACGCGATCACGCGCGGCTGTGCGATCGCAAGTTCCGCCCGCAAGTGATCGCGGCAATTGGCGATTTCGCTGGCGTCGGGGTCGCGATTGCGCCCCAATTTGTCGCGCGGGTTACAGCGCACCAAATTGGTGATGAAGACGGCGGAGAGACCCGCTTGGGCGATCATCTCATGCAGCAGTTTGCCCGAACGATCGCCGCTGAAGGGCATGCCGGTTCGATCGCCACCGTGACGTCCGGGGGCAATTCCCACAAACATGACCGCGGCGGGAACCGCCCCGGCGCCGGGAACCGGCTGCGTCCGGCAACGCACGAGCGCGTCGCAGCGCGCGCAGGAGCGCACCCGGGTCTGAAGGTCAAAGAGAGTCAAAGTTGGCTCTGCTCGGTGATGCAGCGTCCCACTCGCCACTCGGCCGTCGATCCTCATTTCGCCCGGTTAATCTTCGGCGCACGGCGACGTTCGAGAAAGATCCGCGCGCGATGCTTGAGGCCCCTTCGCTCGTCGCGTGGTGCGGCACGAATCTCTTCGGTGAATGCGTATATTTCGTCGAACAGCCGCGCCGTATCGATTCCGCCTCTCACGGGCTTCATGTCATCCAAAGTCAGCATCGCTTGCGACAGGAGGTTTATCGTGGCCTGGCGGCCCCCACGCTCAAAGCGCAGATGCATGGCCGCCGCGATGCGATTCAACGCGCCTGCCAGGTCCTTCAATTCCGGATCGATCCCGGCCACCGACTTTTCGAACAGTTCGGCAGCGTCGAAGTATTCGCCGCGATTGAACGCGGCGACCGCGTCATCCAGTGAAGTGCTCACGGTACCAACCCAGGCAGCTCGCCACTAAGCAGGAGATTCCGTCCTCCCCTGCTGTTCTGGTGCCCTGGCGGTTACTTTCCCAGGCTTGCCAACTACAGAAGTTCTTTCTCTTCGACTGCTCGGAACTCGGCTTCGCCGAGCGCTTCCGACTTGCGCGTCCCGTGGCGCTCGTAAAGCTCAAAGAGCGCCAACTTGTGCGGCCGTACCTTGCCAAGCGGGCATTTCTGCCAATCTTCCAGCGATTCGTCGCAGTAGCCCATCCGGTTCTCGCCGCACTTGGGCTGCAGGAACACCGCGATCTCAGGCAGCACGCGCTTGATCTCGGCGCGCATCATCGCGACCATCCGGCGAATTTCCCACTGCGCTCGCACGCACAGGCGCAGATCGCAGATGTGCAGCATCTCGGCGAAGTTCACCATCACATGGAAATTGGTGGGCGCGGCATTGGGCAGCACGAAACGCGCGTCCTCCGCAGGGATGCCCGCCTGAAGCGCCCGCTGGTAGAGCTCCGAAGTGCGCGTCAGCAGTTCCCGGAACTCAGCATCGAGGTTCGCGCGCTCCCACGATTGCGGCAGCACGAATGCAAGCTGGTTTTCCTTGAACTTCACATAGCGCTGGCTCTGCTGCTCGAAGCTGATCCCGATGCGATGCCGCACGAACTGATGGGACAGCGATCGCGAAACGCCGGAAATCCCGAACCAGAACACGACCTGCTCGAGTGGAGAGGCATGACCGGTCTTGAGGCGCTCGCCAATAAAAGAGCGAATCCGCTCGTGGGTAATCTTCTCGCTTTTGATCTTCTGCCAGATTTCGAGCGGACTTTCCGCCGAGTAGCAGGTACGAAAAGCGGCGTAGAGTTTTTCCAGCGGTTCGTGCGCGTAGTCGATGAGCTTGACCTGCATCTTTGCCTGATTGTTCACCGCTGCCGACCGCCTCCCATCTCCGGTGTCCGGGTAACCACGCAGACTGTCATCCTATTCCATGCGCGTGGACCTATGTAGCGGTCGCTTAAGAATTTTGAGCCCGTCATACACAGGAGGTCGGACACAATCTGAGCCCGCCTCGGGGTGGTGGCACCAGCGAGAACCCCGGTGGATTTAACCAACCCCAAGGGGGGGCGTCTTCCTCACTGATTGAATTGACCGGCGCGCGTTGCGAAAGTGCCGGTCGGGTCATGATCGGGTTCTTCTACAGGCTGGTAAAGCCGTTGCTGTTTCGGCTTGATGCCGAAACCTCTCACCGCATGGTCCTCGCGATGCTCTCCGCCTGGCCCATTTCCGACCCGCCAGCGCTGCCGCGAGAATTGAACACCCGGGTGTTCGGGCTTGAGTTCAGCAATCCGGTGGGCCTTGCCGCCGGGTTGGACAAGGACGCCGCAGCAGCTGCCGCCTGGCAGTCGCTCGGGTTCGGCTTCGCCGAGTTGGGTACCATTACGCCGCGGCCGCAAGCCGGCACTTCCCGACCACGCATATGGCGTCTGCCCGAGCAGCGCGCGTTGATCAACCAGCTCGGCTTTCCGAGCAAAGGCATGGAAGCGGTAGGGCGGCGAATCGAGGAGTTTCGCGCCAAGGGGCTAAAGCTTCGTATCGGCATTAACATTGGTCCCAACAAAGATACTCCTGCCTCAAGAGTGCCTTCCGA containing:
- the thyX gene encoding FAD-dependent thymidylate synthase, which gives rise to MNNQAKMQVKLIDYAHEPLEKLYAAFRTCYSAESPLEIWQKIKSEKITHERIRSFIGERLKTGHASPLEQVVFWFGISGVSRSLSHQFVRHRIGISFEQQSQRYVKFKENQLAFVLPQSWERANLDAEFRELLTRTSELYQRALQAGIPAEDARFVLPNAAPTNFHVMVNFAEMLHICDLRLCVRAQWEIRRMVAMMRAEIKRVLPEIAVFLQPKCGENRMGYCDESLEDWQKCPLGKVRPHKLALFELYERHGTRKSEALGEAEFRAVEEKELL
- a CDS encoding uracil-DNA glycosylase; this translates as MTLFDLQTRVRSCARCDALVRCRTQPVPGAGAVPAAVMFVGIAPGRHGGDRTGMPFSGDRSGKLLHEMIAQAGLSAVFITNLVRCNPRDKLGRNRDPDASEIANCRDHLRAELAIAQPRVIACLGHIAWRELAGRSRPFTPTRPTTIQVNGVVLFPMYHPAYVNRGAYPVRRYRRDFRRLASTIVKNGASERGSSFPFVPARER
- a CDS encoding MoxR family ATPase, translating into MKYSLRSLVEVTIKFVADGLKKAHYITNERVETAIFLALILEKPLLIEGPAGAGKTEVAKVLSELLETSLVRLQCYEGLDEARALYEWNYQKQLLRMQADEASGLRWEEVSEHIFSADYLLERPLLKAITAPRRVVLLIDEIDKADEEFEAFLLELLSDFQVSVPELGTVRALERPIVVLTSNRARDLSEALRRRCLHLFIDFPGVEQERRIIELKVPNLDARLAAEAARFVASVRKLGLRKPPSIAETLDWTRALLHLGLKELDTDAIRAALGVLLKHEDDRTKVESRASSLATRPR